A window of the Sneathiella sp. P13V-1 genome harbors these coding sequences:
- a CDS encoding flavin reductase family protein: MTFDSRQFRDAMGSFATGVTVVTSMSNRGEPMGITVNSFSSVSLDPPLVLFCLGFDGNHCREFKESGQYAIHILAEDQGDLCQRFASPIENRFEGVEYRKGSGGDAPVFDGSIAVIECRQHQLIEAGDHLIFLCNVTDLEVNMEKKPLLYYRGGFPELTS; the protein is encoded by the coding sequence ATGACCTTTGATTCTAGACAGTTTCGTGATGCGATGGGCAGCTTTGCGACCGGAGTAACGGTTGTAACATCCATGAGTAATAGGGGTGAGCCTATGGGGATCACCGTAAATTCCTTTTCATCTGTGTCTTTGGACCCTCCATTAGTTCTGTTTTGTCTGGGATTTGACGGAAACCACTGCCGAGAGTTTAAAGAAAGTGGTCAATACGCCATTCACATCCTCGCAGAGGACCAAGGTGATTTGTGTCAGCGCTTTGCCTCTCCCATTGAGAACCGTTTTGAAGGGGTTGAGTATCGTAAAGGTAGCGGGGGCGATGCCCCGGTATTTGACGGAAGCATCGCAGTAATCGAATGTCGTCAGCATCAATTAATCGAAGCCGGCGATCATCTCATTTTCCTTTGTAATGTCACAGATTTGGAAGTGAATATGGAAAAGAAGCCACTCCTGTATTACCGCGGTGGTTTTCCAGAACTGACTTCTTGA
- a CDS encoding penicillin acylase family protein, with protein MRWIGRIFFGLIVLAVVVAAGGYFYLRTSLPTIDGQTQLAGLAREVVVVRDKSGVPHIEAKSLKDAVFSLGYVHAQDRLWQMETNRRIGAGRLSEILGKSAISKDKFLRTLGVYKAAERTYAALDEDTRDLMQTYADGVNAFLENRSGALPPEFLVLGFEPEPWKVTDSIVWTKMMAWDLGKNWGQEIERMRLMKRLSPQKVAEIMPSYPGEPNTPLPRFDDVYKSAMKAADNLFAMAPEPLPEGAGSNNWVVSGNLTNTGKPLLANDPHLGLAAPALWYFAHIKTPEISAIGATLPGVPAVILGRNEKIAWGFTNTGPDTQDLFIEKINPDNPAQYKTPTGWQNFEVREEVIQVKDADPVSIKVRITRHGPILSDALASSEKYLSNGYALAFAWTTLQDGDLTASSAAKMMRATNWEEFKTAIRDFTSPQQNMVYADVDGNIGYYAPGRVPVRHQDNEVKGRLPVPGWEAKYDWQGFIPFEELPQVFNPERGYHYTANEKIVPSHYKHFITSDWTLPYRAKRIADRLEQEDTHSVQSFIDLQSDVQSLMAKEFLEILLTTKPKDDKSRQALTLLSIWDGSMTKNGPTPLIFNGWMRELYREVYADELGEIFEQYWKPRPNFIARVLKAENGHQTWCDNISTVVVENCASVLQNSLSNALMDLTARYGADMLEWNWGEAHFAHSDHLPFTHIKPLAWLFDIKVPSMGDTYTVNVGRNRLKDETQPFANTHAASLRAIYDFSDLNNSLFIHSTGQSGNILSPLYGDMSEDWANMKYRKMTTNREEYMEGALGTLILKPKM; from the coding sequence ATGCGTTGGATTGGTCGGATCTTTTTTGGATTGATAGTGCTGGCAGTCGTCGTTGCCGCTGGAGGATATTTCTATCTTCGGACATCTTTGCCAACCATAGATGGGCAGACACAACTTGCGGGCCTTGCCCGGGAAGTTGTCGTTGTTCGCGATAAATCTGGTGTCCCGCATATTGAAGCCAAATCCCTAAAAGATGCGGTCTTTTCGCTCGGCTATGTTCACGCACAGGATCGCCTGTGGCAAATGGAAACCAACCGACGGATTGGCGCCGGACGTTTGTCAGAAATCCTCGGCAAATCTGCGATCTCCAAAGATAAGTTCCTGCGTACTCTTGGTGTTTACAAAGCGGCTGAACGCACTTACGCAGCCCTTGACGAAGATACACGCGACTTGATGCAGACCTATGCTGATGGCGTCAACGCGTTTCTAGAAAACAGAAGTGGCGCATTACCACCTGAATTTCTTGTTCTCGGATTCGAACCAGAACCATGGAAAGTGACCGACTCCATCGTTTGGACAAAAATGATGGCATGGGATCTTGGTAAAAACTGGGGACAGGAAATTGAACGTATGCGCCTGATGAAGCGCCTGTCTCCGCAAAAAGTTGCTGAAATCATGCCTTCCTACCCAGGGGAGCCGAACACTCCACTTCCCCGTTTCGATGACGTTTACAAAAGCGCCATGAAAGCTGCTGACAACTTGTTTGCGATGGCACCTGAACCACTTCCTGAAGGCGCTGGATCCAATAACTGGGTGGTTTCAGGCAATCTTACCAATACCGGTAAACCGCTGCTCGCTAACGACCCTCATCTAGGCTTGGCGGCGCCTGCCCTATGGTATTTCGCCCATATCAAAACACCTGAGATCAGCGCCATTGGGGCGACCCTGCCGGGTGTACCCGCAGTCATTCTGGGCCGCAACGAGAAAATTGCCTGGGGCTTCACAAATACGGGGCCTGATACACAGGATCTGTTTATTGAAAAAATAAACCCCGATAACCCTGCTCAATATAAAACGCCAACAGGATGGCAGAATTTTGAAGTTCGCGAAGAGGTCATCCAAGTAAAAGACGCTGATCCCGTTAGCATTAAGGTAAGAATAACGCGCCACGGACCGATCTTAAGCGATGCACTAGCCTCATCTGAAAAATATTTGTCAAACGGCTATGCTTTGGCCTTTGCCTGGACAACCTTGCAAGATGGCGATCTAACCGCTTCCTCTGCCGCCAAAATGATGCGCGCCACAAATTGGGAAGAGTTTAAAACAGCAATTCGAGATTTTACCAGCCCGCAACAAAACATGGTCTATGCGGATGTAGACGGTAATATCGGATATTATGCCCCAGGCCGTGTTCCTGTAAGGCATCAGGACAACGAGGTCAAAGGCCGCCTTCCGGTTCCCGGGTGGGAAGCAAAGTATGACTGGCAAGGTTTCATTCCTTTTGAAGAACTACCTCAGGTATTTAACCCGGAGCGGGGGTATCACTATACTGCCAACGAAAAAATCGTACCCAGTCACTATAAACACTTCATCACAAGTGATTGGACGCTTCCTTATCGCGCCAAACGAATTGCTGACCGACTTGAACAGGAAGATACACACAGTGTCCAGTCCTTCATTGACTTGCAATCAGATGTACAGTCCTTGATGGCGAAAGAATTCCTTGAAATTCTGCTCACCACCAAACCAAAAGATGACAAAAGCAGACAGGCTTTGACACTGCTGTCCATCTGGGACGGAAGCATGACCAAAAATGGCCCGACTCCTCTTATCTTTAATGGCTGGATGCGCGAGTTATATCGTGAAGTATATGCAGATGAGCTTGGAGAAATTTTTGAGCAATATTGGAAGCCGCGCCCTAACTTTATCGCGCGGGTCCTGAAAGCTGAAAATGGTCATCAGACCTGGTGCGATAATATCTCAACAGTGGTCGTCGAAAATTGCGCGAGTGTTTTACAAAACTCTCTTTCAAACGCTCTTATGGACCTTACGGCTCGTTATGGTGCCGACATGCTGGAATGGAACTGGGGAGAGGCCCATTTCGCCCATAGTGATCATCTACCATTTACGCATATCAAACCCCTTGCATGGCTGTTCGACATTAAAGTGCCCTCAATGGGAGATACATATACAGTTAATGTTGGCCGCAACCGCTTAAAGGATGAAACACAACCTTTTGCGAACACACATGCGGCATCACTACGTGCGATTTATGATTTTTCAGATCTGAACAATTCCCTGTTCATTCACTCCACAGGTCAGTCAGGAAACATTTTATCTCCTTTATATGGAGACATGTCGGAAGACTGGGCGAATATGAAGTATCGGAAAATGACAACAAATCGGGAGGAATATATGGAGGGTGCCTTGGGTACCCTGATCCTGAAACCGAAGATGTAA
- a CDS encoding NAD(P)-dependent oxidoreductase yields the protein MSKKAAFIGLGVMGYPMAGYMQKAGYDVTVYNRTTAKAEKWAAEYGGSFAATPREASEGADFVMACVGNDDDLRSVVLGADGALAGMKEGSLFVDHTTASSEVARELAAVAAEKGIGFLDAPVSGGQAGAENGVLTVMCGGSEADFNRAVEPVDAYSQAFKLMGDVGAGQLAKMVNQICIAGVLQGLSEGIHFGQKAGLDVEKVIEVISKGAAQSWQMENRYKTMIADEFDFGFAVDWMRKDLGICLETANQIGASLPNTALVDQYYKDVQNMGGGRNDTSSLIRRLRKLS from the coding sequence ATGAGCAAAAAAGCAGCTTTCATCGGTTTGGGCGTCATGGGATATCCTATGGCTGGATATATGCAAAAAGCGGGTTACGACGTTACCGTATATAACCGCACGACTGCCAAAGCTGAGAAGTGGGCCGCGGAATATGGCGGATCTTTTGCAGCGACACCCCGTGAAGCCTCTGAAGGCGCTGATTTTGTAATGGCATGCGTCGGTAACGATGACGATCTTCGTAGTGTCGTTCTGGGTGCTGATGGCGCATTGGCCGGAATGAAAGAAGGCAGCCTGTTTGTTGATCACACAACAGCATCCAGTGAAGTTGCCCGTGAGCTTGCGGCAGTTGCTGCTGAAAAAGGGATTGGTTTTCTGGATGCACCTGTATCCGGTGGTCAGGCCGGGGCTGAAAATGGCGTTCTAACCGTTATGTGCGGCGGCAGCGAAGCGGATTTTAATCGCGCGGTTGAACCTGTGGATGCTTACTCGCAGGCGTTTAAGCTGATGGGGGATGTAGGCGCAGGTCAATTGGCTAAAATGGTCAACCAGATTTGTATCGCTGGTGTTCTTCAAGGATTGTCTGAAGGAATTCATTTCGGTCAGAAAGCTGGACTTGATGTTGAAAAAGTCATTGAAGTGATTTCAAAAGGTGCAGCGCAAAGCTGGCAGATGGAAAATCGCTATAAAACAATGATCGCAGATGAGTTTGATTTTGGTTTTGCTGTGGACTGGATGCGCAAAGATCTGGGCATCTGTCTTGAAACGGCAAACCAAATCGGTGCTTCACTGCCAAATACAGCTTTGGTCGATCAGTATTATAAGGATGTTCAGAATATGGGCGGTGGGCGCAACGATACCTCCAGCCTTATTCGCAGACTTCGTAAATTAAGCTAA
- a CDS encoding CAP domain-containing protein: MSRSEQFILKLNELRTSHSCKAVTMNNMLNLTALHHSIFMCRNASLSHTGSLSSTFSDRILQNGYHFMEAAENIALCPADPQKVIDHWMNSPLHRQNLLNPNFSHMGIAIAPKIEEADEKQSKENVYWTAIFACPLTYEDI, encoded by the coding sequence ATGTCCAGATCAGAACAATTTATTTTGAAGCTGAATGAGCTTAGAACAAGTCATTCATGTAAAGCGGTTACCATGAATAATATGCTAAATTTAACCGCATTACATCATTCGATATTCATGTGCCGCAACGCGTCGCTCTCTCATACAGGATCGCTAAGCTCTACGTTTTCAGACCGCATTTTGCAAAATGGATATCACTTTATGGAGGCTGCGGAGAATATCGCCCTCTGCCCAGCTGATCCTCAAAAAGTTATTGATCACTGGATGAACAGCCCCTTACATCGCCAAAATCTGCTAAATCCCAATTTCAGCCATATGGGTATCGCTATTGCCCCCAAAATCGAAGAGGCAGACGAAAAACAGTCCAAAGAGAACGTCTATTGGACTGCTATTTTCGCTTGTCCGCTCACATACGAAGATATCTGA
- a CDS encoding trans-sulfuration enzyme family protein has translation MKDPRKVHVETALAQGLGRMDDQFKGVIPGIHPSTTYEREPDGSYPNGRVYTRDQNPNYDQAESMLSLMEKGEGALLFSSGMSAAVAVFQALMPGDHIVAPKVMYWALRNWLLTFGADMGLQMTFVENGNLDDVKAAVQPGKTKLLWIETPANPTWAVDDIAAWADIANSVGARLAVDNTVATPILTQPISLGADIVMHSATKYLNGHSDVLAGALITKTNDAFWERIAKVRNAGGAVMGPMEAWLLTRGMRTLAIRVERASANAMQIAESLQSLNNVESVLYPGLPSDAGYEVSASQMSGGFGGMLSVCIKGGAEEALAVTGRLELFKRATSLGGVESLVEHRASIEGEGTPCPQNLLRLSIGIESASDLIDDLKSAIDG, from the coding sequence ATGAAAGATCCGCGAAAAGTACATGTGGAAACCGCTTTGGCGCAGGGTTTGGGGCGTATGGACGATCAGTTCAAGGGCGTTATTCCGGGTATTCATCCAAGCACGACCTATGAGCGGGAACCTGATGGAAGTTACCCTAATGGTCGCGTTTATACTCGTGATCAGAACCCAAATTACGATCAGGCGGAAAGTATGCTTTCCCTGATGGAAAAGGGGGAAGGGGCGCTTCTTTTCTCGTCCGGTATGTCTGCAGCGGTTGCCGTTTTTCAGGCGCTTATGCCCGGCGATCATATTGTGGCACCAAAGGTGATGTATTGGGCGCTTCGCAACTGGTTGCTCACCTTCGGGGCTGATATGGGCCTTCAGATGACCTTTGTTGAAAATGGTAATCTGGATGACGTGAAAGCCGCCGTTCAACCGGGCAAAACTAAACTTCTTTGGATAGAAACACCAGCAAATCCAACATGGGCTGTGGATGATATTGCAGCGTGGGCCGACATCGCAAATTCTGTGGGTGCCCGCCTTGCCGTGGACAACACGGTTGCGACGCCAATTCTTACCCAACCCATTTCATTGGGGGCGGATATCGTTATGCATTCCGCGACCAAATATCTAAATGGTCATTCAGATGTGTTGGCCGGGGCGCTGATTACCAAAACTAACGATGCCTTTTGGGAACGTATTGCCAAGGTTCGCAATGCTGGCGGTGCGGTCATGGGGCCGATGGAAGCATGGCTTTTGACCCGCGGTATGCGTACCCTTGCCATTCGTGTGGAACGTGCTTCAGCCAATGCGATGCAGATTGCTGAAAGCCTGCAATCTTTGAATAATGTAGAGAGCGTTCTGTATCCGGGCTTACCTTCAGATGCGGGATATGAAGTGTCTGCCAGTCAGATGAGCGGTGGCTTTGGTGGCATGCTCAGTGTCTGCATCAAAGGCGGTGCAGAAGAGGCACTTGCGGTTACCGGACGGCTGGAACTCTTTAAACGTGCGACATCGCTTGGCGGTGTTGAAAGTCTTGTTGAACATCGGGCCAGCATTGAAGGTGAGGGAACCCCATGTCCACAAAACCTTCTGCGGCTATCAATCGGCATTGAAAGCGCGTCAGATCTGATTGATGATCTGAAATCAGCGATCGATGGATAA
- the hemB gene encoding porphobilinogen synthase produces MRTLNRQFPTTRMRRIRKEDWSRRLVAENVVTPNDLIWPLFVHEGKDHAVDIPSMPGVQRLSPDLAAKAAKEAYSLGIPVIALFPAVEQNLKTEDGRESANPDNIICKSIKAIKDAVPDMGILCDVALDPFTTHGQDGLLENGYVINDPTIDALITQTLNQVEAGCDIIAPSDMMDGRIGAIRQALEDNGHTNVPIMAYSAKYASGYYGPFRDAVGSSGNLGTGDKRTYQMNPSNTDEALHEVALDLEEGADMVMVKPGMPYLDICQRVKAEFGVPTFAYQVSGEYAMIAGAANNGWLDREKVVMEALMCFKRAGCDGVLSYFSVEAAKYMNG; encoded by the coding sequence ATGAGAACATTGAACCGCCAATTCCCGACAACCCGTATGCGCCGTATTCGTAAAGAAGACTGGTCCCGACGCCTTGTTGCAGAAAATGTGGTAACTCCCAATGATCTTATTTGGCCGCTATTTGTTCATGAAGGAAAAGACCATGCGGTTGATATTCCTTCCATGCCGGGTGTCCAGCGCCTAAGTCCGGACCTCGCTGCAAAAGCCGCGAAAGAAGCTTACAGCCTCGGCATTCCTGTGATCGCCCTCTTCCCGGCGGTAGAGCAAAATCTTAAAACTGAAGACGGTAGAGAATCCGCAAACCCGGATAACATTATCTGCAAATCCATTAAGGCCATCAAAGATGCTGTGCCAGATATGGGTATTCTCTGTGATGTGGCATTGGATCCGTTTACAACGCACGGTCAGGATGGCCTGCTTGAAAACGGATATGTGATCAACGATCCAACCATTGATGCGCTGATCACCCAAACCCTGAATCAGGTCGAAGCGGGCTGCGATATCATTGCACCTTCAGATATGATGGACGGGCGGATCGGTGCGATCCGTCAGGCGCTCGAAGACAATGGGCATACAAACGTGCCGATTATGGCCTATTCTGCAAAATATGCGTCCGGTTACTACGGACCATTCCGCGATGCAGTTGGATCCTCTGGCAACCTTGGAACAGGTGACAAACGCACCTATCAGATGAACCCGTCCAATACAGATGAAGCCCTCCATGAAGTGGCTCTCGATCTGGAAGAAGGCGCAGATATGGTGATGGTGAAGCCTGGCATGCCTTATCTGGATATTTGCCAGCGCGTGAAAGCCGAATTTGGCGTTCCGACCTTTGCCTATCAGGTATCTGGTGAATATGCGATGATCGCAGGCGCCGCCAACAACGGATGGCTTGACCGTGAAAAAGTTGTGATGGAAGCCCTGATGTGCTTCAAGCGCGCGGGCTGTGATGGGGTTCTCAGCTACTTCTCTGTTGAGGCGGCTAAATATATGAACGGGTGA
- a CDS encoding acyl-CoA dehydrogenase family protein, whose translation MDFNLTEDQVAFRDMARSFGQEVFAPNAEKWDEEKIFPEAELRQAAELGFAGIYVGEEYGGSALTRLDAAIIFEELAAGCTSTAAYISIHNMASWMIDRFGSDTVRAKFLPKLTTMEHFASYCLTEPGAGSDAASLRTRAVREGDEYVINGGKAFISGGGRSDVYVTMVRTGDEGAGGVSCIVIPKDAPGISFGAQERKMGWNSQPTSQVLFDDCRVPVENLVGEEGEGFKIAMMGLDGGRLNIGACSIGAARACLEATQEYTADRKQFGKPVGSFQGVQFEIADMATELEASRLMIRQAASKLDAKDPDATLHCAMAKRFATDAGFKICNSAMQLHGGYGYLKDFPIERYMRDARVHQILEGTNEIMRVVISRKLADGQGK comes from the coding sequence ATGGATTTTAATCTGACTGAAGACCAGGTCGCGTTTCGCGATATGGCACGTTCTTTTGGACAGGAAGTATTCGCCCCAAATGCTGAAAAATGGGATGAGGAAAAAATCTTTCCCGAAGCAGAACTTCGTCAAGCGGCTGAGCTTGGATTTGCAGGCATATATGTGGGTGAAGAATATGGTGGATCAGCCCTGACACGCCTTGACGCCGCCATCATTTTCGAAGAATTGGCAGCAGGCTGCACGTCAACAGCGGCTTATATTTCCATCCATAACATGGCGAGCTGGATGATTGACCGGTTCGGGTCTGACACTGTGCGTGCCAAATTCCTGCCAAAACTTACCACAATGGAACATTTCGCAAGTTATTGCCTGACAGAACCTGGTGCAGGTTCTGACGCAGCTTCGCTTCGGACACGCGCTGTTCGCGAGGGTGATGAATATGTGATCAATGGTGGTAAGGCGTTTATTTCAGGTGGTGGCCGTTCAGACGTTTATGTCACAATGGTGCGTACCGGTGATGAAGGTGCAGGTGGAGTGAGCTGTATTGTCATTCCAAAAGACGCACCGGGTATCAGCTTTGGCGCGCAGGAGCGCAAAATGGGCTGGAATTCTCAGCCAACGTCTCAAGTATTGTTTGATGATTGCCGTGTCCCGGTTGAAAATCTGGTGGGCGAAGAAGGTGAAGGCTTCAAGATCGCCATGATGGGTCTTGATGGTGGCCGCCTGAATATCGGCGCGTGCTCAATTGGTGCCGCGCGTGCCTGCCTTGAAGCAACACAGGAATATACCGCGGACAGAAAACAGTTTGGCAAGCCGGTTGGCTCTTTTCAGGGTGTTCAGTTCGAAATCGCCGATATGGCAACCGAATTGGAAGCATCCCGCCTGATGATCCGTCAGGCAGCATCCAAACTGGATGCGAAAGATCCAGATGCAACGCTTCACTGTGCCATGGCAAAACGCTTTGCGACAGATGCCGGATTTAAGATCTGTAACAGTGCCATGCAGCTTCATGGTGGATATGGGTATCTGAAAGACTTCCCGATTGAACGTTATATGCGGGATGCCCGTGTTCACCAGATCCTGGAAGGCACCAATGAAATTATGCGGGTCGTTATTTCTCGTAAACTGGCTGATGGGCAAGGTAAATAA
- a CDS encoding enoyl-CoA hydratase/isomerase family protein, with product MSDEQEILFEQKNQLGVITLNRPKALNALTHEMALALTAKLNEWAEDDSIKAVLIKGTGEKAFCAGGDVVKLYNEGKAGGDYPYKFYHDEYVGNATVKHFPKPYVAFIDGIVMGGGVGVSVHGSHRVATEKTMFAMPETGIGLFPDVGGTYFLPRCPGELGMYLGLTGARLKGADVVYAGVASHYIQSQDLDGIENALSSMTFSADPHGDIDQMLDVYAAPMDGISTKEIQASIDKHFAFDSVDEILESLDGDDSEWAEKTAKGLRSKSPTSMKVSCQQLRLGATKSFDDCMKQEWRMVNRIIQGVDFYEGVRALLIDKDQNPTWNPATLDEVSQSDVDAYFAPLEDGDLDI from the coding sequence ATGAGCGACGAACAAGAAATCCTGTTTGAGCAGAAAAACCAACTGGGTGTGATCACCCTAAACCGCCCAAAGGCACTCAACGCTTTAACCCATGAAATGGCTTTGGCATTGACGGCCAAGCTAAATGAATGGGCTGAGGACGACAGCATCAAAGCCGTTCTTATTAAAGGCACGGGCGAGAAAGCTTTCTGCGCTGGCGGCGATGTGGTCAAACTTTACAATGAAGGTAAGGCTGGCGGTGATTACCCGTATAAATTCTACCATGATGAATATGTTGGCAACGCAACCGTAAAGCATTTTCCAAAACCATATGTTGCCTTTATTGATGGCATCGTTATGGGCGGCGGTGTAGGTGTGTCTGTTCACGGATCCCACCGGGTCGCGACAGAGAAAACCATGTTCGCTATGCCGGAGACTGGTATTGGTTTGTTCCCGGATGTTGGAGGAACTTACTTCCTACCGCGTTGCCCGGGTGAACTTGGCATGTATCTGGGATTAACTGGTGCGCGCCTTAAAGGGGCCGATGTGGTCTATGCCGGAGTGGCGTCTCACTACATTCAATCTCAGGACCTTGATGGCATTGAAAACGCTTTGTCTTCCATGACATTTTCTGCAGATCCCCATGGCGATATCGACCAGATGCTGGATGTATATGCCGCACCCATGGACGGTATTTCTACGAAAGAGATTCAGGCTTCAATCGACAAGCATTTCGCCTTTGATAGCGTTGATGAGATTTTGGAAAGTCTTGACGGTGACGATAGCGAATGGGCCGAGAAAACTGCGAAAGGCCTGCGCTCTAAATCCCCAACCAGCATGAAAGTAAGCTGTCAGCAACTACGTCTGGGGGCAACAAAATCCTTTGATGACTGCATGAAGCAGGAATGGCGGATGGTGAACCGGATCATTCAGGGTGTGGATTTCTATGAAGGTGTTCGTGCGCTTCTTATTGATAAGGACCAGAACCCAACATGGAATCCTGCAACACTTGATGAAGTCTCCCAGAGTGACGTAGATGCCTATTTCGCCCCTCTGGAAGATGGTGATCTGGATATTTAA
- a CDS encoding DUF1330 domain-containing protein gives MPAYMVATIDVKDPVQYEEYKALAPIAIKKFGAQYLTRGGEMETLEGPEQKLRVVLVQFPDMDTARAFYNSPEYKKARDAREGAAEGQFVILDGFTPE, from the coding sequence ATGCCAGCTTATATGGTTGCAACAATCGACGTGAAAGATCCTGTACAATATGAGGAATATAAAGCCCTCGCCCCAATCGCGATTAAGAAATTTGGCGCACAGTATCTGACCCGCGGCGGAGAGATGGAAACACTGGAAGGTCCTGAACAGAAACTAAGAGTGGTTTTGGTACAATTCCCGGATATGGATACAGCACGCGCTTTTTATAACAGCCCTGAATACAAAAAAGCCCGCGATGCCCGTGAAGGAGCAGCCGAGGGCCAGTTTGTTATTCTTGATGGCTTTACGCCTGAATAA
- a CDS encoding enoyl-CoA hydratase/isomerase family protein — MTYKYVSVEKKNRIAVVRFDRQHDMNPLSVEIMEELTDVARSFETDIETNVVILTGNGKNFSAGFDLKGVAQKERMNAGMLERKVLQSVGPRMCQAWENIEPMTIAAVDGYCIGGGVALCVALDMRIAASNAQFYVPEIKNGMNMSWQSIPRMVNLMGPARTKQISIIADMIPADKAEKWGLVEELADGDSSFELAMEYAEKIAARPPIPVRMIKKGASAAANALNNATSYMDVDQFTLTTFSEDYAEGVAAFIEKRDPDFKGR, encoded by the coding sequence ATGACCTACAAGTATGTGTCTGTTGAAAAGAAAAACAGAATTGCGGTTGTTCGATTTGATCGCCAGCATGACATGAACCCCTTATCCGTTGAAATAATGGAAGAGTTGACGGATGTAGCCCGTTCTTTTGAAACCGACATCGAAACAAATGTTGTGATCCTGACAGGGAATGGAAAAAACTTCTCTGCGGGTTTTGATCTTAAGGGTGTCGCGCAGAAAGAGCGCATGAACGCTGGTATGCTGGAGCGAAAAGTCCTGCAAAGTGTTGGCCCTCGTATGTGTCAGGCATGGGAGAATATTGAACCCATGACCATTGCCGCAGTGGATGGATATTGCATAGGTGGCGGTGTTGCGCTTTGTGTGGCGCTGGATATGCGTATTGCCGCTTCAAATGCACAGTTTTATGTGCCTGAGATTAAAAACGGAATGAATATGAGCTGGCAATCCATCCCGCGCATGGTCAATTTGATGGGACCAGCGAGAACCAAGCAAATCTCAATCATTGCGGACATGATCCCTGCAGATAAAGCTGAGAAATGGGGGCTGGTTGAAGAACTGGCCGATGGCGACAGTTCTTTTGAACTTGCTATGGAATATGCTGAGAAAATCGCGGCGCGTCCGCCAATTCCGGTTCGTATGATCAAGAAAGGCGCAAGTGCGGCTGCTAATGCACTTAACAATGCGACAAGCTATATGGATGTGGATCAGTTCACGCTCACAACATTCTCAGAAGACTACGCAGAAGGCGTCGCGGCTTTCATTGAAAAGCGGGATCCGGATTTTAAGGGGCGATAA
- a CDS encoding SDR family oxidoreductase, producing MKVAGKNIVITGGASGIGKELALRFHKEGAAHITVADLQEDALKEVAESVGGLAVQTDVSSEAAIQNLVAKAEEAGGPIDIFVSNAGIIRKGWEDLPNDFWQLSWDVHVMSHVYAARAVVDKMVERGSGYLVNTASAAGLLSQVDASPYAVTKHAAVGYAETLAIKYGDKGVRVSVLCPQQVHTAMTAGRTDGVASVDGTITVEELADCVIETMDKEEFLILPHPQVKEYMQRKTSDYDRWIGGMQRLRKKYLGA from the coding sequence ATGAAAGTTGCAGGCAAAAACATCGTCATCACAGGCGGCGCCAGCGGCATCGGAAAAGAACTCGCCCTGAGATTTCACAAAGAAGGCGCAGCCCATATAACAGTTGCAGATCTACAAGAAGACGCCCTGAAAGAAGTCGCGGAAAGCGTTGGCGGCCTTGCCGTTCAAACCGACGTATCAAGCGAAGCCGCCATTCAAAATCTAGTCGCTAAGGCAGAGGAAGCTGGAGGTCCAATTGATATCTTTGTTTCCAACGCAGGCATTATCCGAAAAGGCTGGGAAGATCTTCCAAATGATTTCTGGCAGCTAAGCTGGGATGTCCATGTGATGTCTCACGTATACGCAGCCCGCGCTGTCGTGGACAAAATGGTAGAACGCGGATCAGGTTACCTTGTCAACACGGCGTCTGCCGCTGGCCTTTTGAGCCAAGTTGATGCCAGCCCATATGCCGTCACCAAACACGCGGCTGTTGGTTATGCGGAAACACTTGCCATCAAATATGGCGATAAGGGTGTTCGCGTTTCCGTCCTTTGCCCACAGCAGGTTCACACGGCAATGACTGCGGGACGTACAGATGGTGTGGCCTCTGTTGATGGTACCATCACAGTAGAAGAGCTGGCGGATTGCGTTATCGAAACCATGGATAAGGAAGAATTTCTTATACTGCCTCACCCGCAGGTGAAAGAGTACATGCAGCGGAAAACATCCGACTATGATCGCTGGATCGGAGGCATGCAACGCCTCAGGAAAAAATACCTGGGCGCCTGA